A window from Acidobacteriota bacterium encodes these proteins:
- a CDS encoding choice-of-anchor D domain-containing protein: protein MRRQWVWWLVFCFAWLGALPVFGQIQFRDGSTVIPDGSVYDFGTTPVGVDLTKHITLVNVGSQPITISQARVVTNIFDPGRFSISNQDLGTLNPGDSGGFDATYSSTDAGTVTNEIGLLVNGVVAYRFDARATGEAPVGPVIQLKLGNTTIHRDDLVHFGTTALNVPVNRTFTVTNVGDQNLTIGSISFVGDAGNPVLFTAPTNNVQNVAPNHSATFSLRFSASQIGTVTNRVRLFVNGSSNFEFDVRGTANPPPAPNLEVRRSGATLGHTGSVNLGTTDFGGEILEDFTLVNNGNATLTVNSVTWSGGEVSFATSAPGSVPAGQSRSFTLRFSGDHEGPRSSLISVNTDDPSPNPYHFTVHWTVDDAAGPIIQVRHNGSTVPQASAFDFGDTGVGQQIVRTFTVTNAGDQPLTVSHISISRTINDPARFHVQNNTVANVQPGQSGTFELRFDAAAVGPVTSEIRLLEGGVPRYSFFAHGETKVPTYTLNVSPSSRTVQPGGSAVYTVTVNGQFGFDSNVSLSLSGQPSHTTHSFTPVTVSPGGSSTLRVNTTASTPLVSRTLTITGNGGGLTRTDTAQLVVQDGQDFMVNVSPSSRTVEPGGAATYTVSVYPVNGFDSAVALSLSGLPAGSSHTFTPVNVQPGHTSTLRVTTSGSTPLGARTLTVTGTGGGRTRTDTAQLVVDDDPPAGAPVIDSVSPDTFVHGAIRTLTLTGANFQGATVTVPQDPPDPDQPINRWFPTVTVESINAAGTQMVVQVDARDTRILDFYNLLVANGQGEEAAFFRVLPAGPLVDTWTPAEPERGESYVLSLVGHNLRHATVSPSHSGRVHIFGVDNGRDDRLNAILQVLPGAPLGPIDLVVRDPSGHSVTLPITIHAAGGSALLRRDVIAEQDPDVRSETSAGPKPKLFFQDFVMRETQATVMSQENAIVLHPAMAPTGESHARTHLAPEEESMINFEIYFRVRFNLVNFHWQVGLTFDPDTGQIGDAVLQGLNVGDRVDIGAFVLSFYLKVDLTVYFRFGTQGWSFPLFCLEITTGLEIPGRAGFAYSIDFCRGGSGGNFTSGNTGSLEVTGGPCAEVTQQGPPAEGLVFAEVEQDDCCDQPIGLSGSGSTFTGFPFGLPNWNVENPNAASTTAGPVCSPPICNVSISNPPACISKNRMRTYTASGAPGGGSYRWRITQGGSKASIEGATNQNNVSVKGNANSSAADDVELEVTYTVNGASCTKSVDLSVIEVNQVWRGSGMLDPMFNVPGDATQFGLPTLGPVTPNNPPGTNGWYKNMQIKGTVTPCDPNLRCDFNFKRNRVGTVGTRRMVNGVPIFQPLSVDCPQGGCDDDAHDTDEDLVLDGPRGCGLFVLDVPGVQRPTCSPARNTLEVIHCLSFDEWLNVDGERGSDIQLWYASTRIRCDGTSWSLNSQGQGNRLSTGVLDCSREAALPIIPSPVLVGEEGVFSVDEVIAGLKSRAEGDRMAAAADAVAWEASGTLTGGDRDKLIRKLYRMANREAENGVEFSSPLQAIRLLGALKATRAIVIHRLISRVEDEFPRPMVDSLSDITPAATALGQIGAPTVGPILDRAAVASESEWRQLTAALRLMEDPADLEDALQGRMMTAEGLEMKRLEELMSE, encoded by the coding sequence ATGCGACGTCAATGGGTTTGGTGGTTGGTTTTCTGTTTCGCCTGGCTGGGAGCCCTTCCCGTGTTCGGACAGATTCAGTTTCGCGATGGCTCGACGGTGATTCCAGACGGCAGTGTCTATGACTTTGGAACGACCCCGGTCGGGGTAGATCTGACGAAGCACATCACGTTGGTCAACGTCGGCTCGCAGCCGATCACCATCAGTCAGGCGCGGGTGGTGACCAACATTTTCGATCCGGGCCGTTTCAGCATTTCGAATCAAGATCTCGGCACGTTGAATCCTGGGGATTCAGGTGGTTTCGATGCCACCTACAGCTCGACCGATGCCGGCACCGTGACGAACGAGATCGGTCTGCTCGTCAACGGTGTCGTGGCCTATCGCTTCGATGCGCGGGCAACGGGCGAGGCGCCCGTCGGCCCGGTGATTCAGCTCAAGCTGGGCAACACGACGATTCACCGCGACGATCTGGTGCACTTCGGCACCACGGCTTTGAACGTGCCGGTGAACCGTACCTTCACGGTGACCAACGTCGGTGACCAGAACCTCACCATCGGCAGCATCAGTTTCGTCGGCGACGCCGGCAATCCGGTCCTCTTCACCGCGCCGACCAACAACGTTCAGAACGTGGCGCCCAACCACAGCGCGACCTTCTCATTGCGCTTCTCGGCGTCGCAGATCGGGACGGTGACCAACCGGGTGCGCCTTTTTGTCAACGGCTCGTCGAACTTCGAGTTCGATGTCCGCGGCACCGCCAACCCGCCGCCGGCGCCCAACCTGGAGGTACGGCGCAGCGGGGCGACCCTCGGTCACACCGGTAGCGTGAACCTCGGGACGACGGATTTCGGGGGCGAGATCCTCGAAGACTTCACCTTGGTCAACAACGGCAACGCCACCCTGACGGTGAACAGCGTGACCTGGAGCGGCGGCGAGGTGAGCTTCGCCACCAGCGCGCCGGGGTCGGTGCCGGCGGGCCAGAGCCGGAGCTTCACGCTGCGCTTTTCCGGCGACCACGAGGGACCGCGGTCGAGCTTGATCTCGGTCAACACTGACGATCCCTCGCCCAATCCCTACCACTTCACCGTCCACTGGACGGTGGACGACGCGGCCGGGCCGATCATCCAGGTGCGCCACAACGGCTCGACGGTGCCGCAGGCCTCGGCCTTCGATTTCGGCGATACGGGAGTGGGGCAGCAGATCGTGCGCACCTTCACGGTGACCAACGCCGGGGATCAGCCGCTAACCGTTTCGCATATCTCGATTTCCCGCACGATCAACGACCCGGCTCGCTTCCACGTCCAGAACAACACGGTAGCGAATGTGCAGCCGGGTCAATCGGGTACCTTCGAGCTTCGCTTCGATGCGGCGGCAGTGGGGCCGGTGACCAGCGAGATCCGGCTGCTCGAAGGCGGTGTTCCGCGCTACAGCTTCTTCGCCCATGGGGAGACCAAGGTGCCGACCTACACGCTCAACGTGTCGCCTTCGTCGCGCACCGTACAGCCCGGAGGCTCGGCCGTCTACACGGTCACCGTCAACGGCCAGTTCGGCTTCGATTCGAACGTGTCCTTGAGTCTCTCCGGACAGCCTTCGCATACGACTCACTCCTTCACCCCGGTGACCGTGTCGCCGGGCGGCAGCTCGACGCTGCGGGTGAACACCACCGCCTCGACGCCGTTGGTGTCTCGGACATTGACCATCACCGGCAACGGTGGCGGCCTGACCCGCACCGACACGGCGCAGCTGGTGGTGCAGGACGGCCAGGACTTCATGGTGAACGTGTCGCCCTCGTCGCGCACTGTCGAGCCGGGCGGTGCGGCGACGTACACGGTTTCGGTCTATCCGGTGAACGGCTTCGACTCGGCGGTGGCGCTGTCGCTCTCCGGCCTGCCGGCCGGCAGCAGTCACACCTTCACCCCGGTGAACGTGCAGCCGGGCCACACCTCGACGCTGCGGGTGACCACCTCCGGCTCGACGCCCCTGGGTGCCCGCACCCTGACGGTGACCGGCACCGGCGGCGGCAGGACCCGCACGGACACGGCGCAACTGGTGGTGGACGACGATCCGCCGGCCGGTGCGCCGGTGATCGACAGCGTGTCACCGGACACCTTTGTCCACGGGGCGATTCGCACCCTGACGCTGACCGGAGCCAACTTCCAAGGGGCGACGGTGACGGTGCCGCAGGATCCGCCGGATCCGGACCAGCCGATCAACCGCTGGTTCCCCACCGTGACGGTGGAGAGCATCAACGCCGCCGGCACCCAGATGGTGGTGCAGGTGGATGCCCGGGACACGCGCATTCTCGACTTCTACAACCTGCTGGTCGCCAACGGCCAGGGCGAAGAAGCGGCGTTCTTCCGGGTGCTGCCGGCGGGTCCGCTGGTGGACACCTGGACGCCTGCCGAGCCGGAGCGCGGAGAGTCCTACGTGCTGTCGCTGGTCGGTCACAACCTGCGCCATGCGACGGTGTCGCCGAGCCATAGCGGCCGGGTGCACATCTTCGGGGTGGACAACGGCCGGGACGACCGCCTGAACGCCATCCTGCAGGTGCTGCCGGGGGCTCCCTTGGGGCCCATCGACCTGGTGGTGCGCGATCCCTCGGGGCACAGCGTCACCCTGCCGATCACCATTCACGCCGCCGGTGGCAGCGCCTTGTTGAGGCGCGACGTGATCGCCGAGCAGGATCCCGACGTCCGCAGCGAAACGAGTGCCGGTCCGAAGCCGAAGCTGTTCTTCCAGGACTTCGTGATGCGCGAGACGCAGGCGACGGTGATGAGCCAGGAGAACGCGATCGTGCTGCACCCGGCGATGGCGCCCACCGGGGAGTCCCACGCGCGGACCCATCTGGCTCCGGAAGAAGAGAGCATGATCAACTTCGAGATCTACTTCCGGGTCCGTTTCAACCTGGTGAACTTCCACTGGCAGGTGGGGCTGACCTTCGACCCGGACACCGGCCAGATCGGTGACGCGGTTCTCCAGGGTCTCAATGTCGGCGACCGGGTCGACATCGGCGCTTTCGTTTTGTCCTTCTACCTGAAGGTGGACTTGACGGTGTACTTCCGGTTCGGCACCCAGGGCTGGAGCTTCCCGCTGTTCTGCCTGGAGATCACCACCGGCCTGGAGATTCCCGGACGGGCCGGCTTCGCCTACTCCATCGACTTCTGCCGCGGCGGAAGTGGCGGCAACTTCACCTCCGGCAACACCGGCTCTCTCGAGGTGACCGGCGGGCCGTGTGCCGAGGTCACCCAGCAGGGACCGCCGGCGGAGGGATTGGTCTTCGCCGAGGTCGAACAGGACGACTGCTGCGACCAGCCCATCGGGTTGAGCGGCAGCGGTTCGACCTTCACCGGATTCCCCTTCGGGTTACCCAACTGGAACGTCGAAAACCCCAATGCCGCCTCCACCACGGCGGGGCCCGTTTGCTCACCGCCGATCTGCAACGTGAGTATCAGCAACCCGCCGGCGTGCATCTCGAAGAACCGCATGCGGACCTACACCGCCAGCGGTGCGCCGGGCGGCGGCAGTTATCGATGGCGCATCACCCAAGGGGGGTCGAAGGCCTCCATTGAGGGGGCCACTAACCAGAACAATGTATCGGTCAAGGGCAACGCCAACAGCAGCGCCGCGGACGACGTGGAACTGGAGGTCACCTACACGGTCAACGGCGCAAGCTGCACCAAGTCGGTGGACCTGTCGGTGATCGAGGTGAATCAAGTCTGGCGGGGCTCGGGCATGCTCGATCCGATGTTCAATGTACCCGGCGACGCAACGCAGTTCGGTTTGCCTACCCTGGGGCCGGTCACGCCGAACAACCCTCCGGGCACCAACGGCTGGTATAAGAACATGCAGATCAAGGGCACAGTCACACCGTGCGACCCGAATCTACGCTGTGATTTCAACTTCAAACGGAACCGCGTAGGGACCGTTGGAACGCGCCGAATGGTGAACGGCGTGCCAATCTTCCAACCGCTGAGCGTCGATTGCCCTCAAGGCGGTTGCGACGACGATGCGCACGACACGGACGAAGATCTGGTGCTCGACGGACCTCGTGGCTGCGGTCTGTTCGTTCTCGACGTGCCGGGCGTACAGCGTCCTACTTGCTCGCCCGCCCGAAACACCCTCGAAGTCATCCACTGCTTGAGTTTCGATGAGTGGCTGAATGTCGATGGCGAGCGAGGCTCGGACATCCAGTTGTGGTACGCCAGCACCCGAATCCGCTGCGACGGCACGAGTTGGTCGCTGAACAGTCAGGGTCAAGGCAACCGGCTGTCCACGGGAGTCCTCGACTGTAGCCGCGAGGCAGCGCTGCCGATCATTCCTTCGCCGGTCCTCGTCGGGGAGGAGGGCGTGTTCAGCGTAGATGAAGTGATCGCCGGCTTGAAGTCCAGAGCCGAAGGCGACCGGATGGCTGCCGCCGCCGATGCCGTCGCCTGGGAGGCTTCCGGCACGTTGACCGGTGGTGATCGCGACAAGCTGATCCGCAAGCTCTATCGGATGGCGAACAGGGAGGCCGAAAACGGCGTTGAGTTCTCATCGCCCCTGCAGGCGATCCGACTGCTCGGTGCCTTGAAAGCGACGCGGGCGATCGTGATCCATCGGCTGATCAGCCGAGTCGAGGACGAGTTCCCGCGGCCGATGGTGGATTCGCTGAGCGACATCACTCCCGCGGCGACGGCTTTGGGACAGATCGGCGCACCTACGGTCGGCCCGATTCTGGACCGCGCCGCGGTGGCGTCGGAGTCCGAGTGGAGACAGCTCACCGCCGCTTTGCGTTTGATGGAGGATCCAGCGGATCTCGAAGACGCCCTCCAAGGTCGCATGATGACCGCCGAGGGACTCGAGATGAAGCGGTTGGAGGAGTTGATGAGCGAGTAG
- a CDS encoding choice-of-anchor D domain-containing protein — MGQIQFRDGSTVIPDGSVYDFGTTPVGVDLTKRITLVNVGSTTITIGHTRVSSNAFDPGRFITSNLDLGTLNPGDTGGFDATYTSTDAGTVTNEIGILVNGVVAYRFNARATATAPLGPVIELRQGTTPIQRNDLVNFGTTTLNVPVTKTFTVTNVGDQNLTIGTIGFGGDAGNPILFTAPTNHVQNVAPNGSATFTLRFTASQIGTVTNRVRLFLNGSSNFEYDVRGTASPPPAPNLIVQRNGTTIAHNGSIHLGATGFGDEILEDFTLLNIGNAALTVNSVTWSGSEVSFATSAPGSVPAGQSRTFTLRFAGDNEGPRSSLISVNTNDPTPNPYRFTVNWTVDDAIGPIIQLRHNGATVPRNSTFDFGDTGVGQPIVRTFTVTNAGDQPLTVAPISISSTAGDPAHFHSQNNNVVNVQPGQSRTFQLRFDAAGLGPVTSEIRLFEGGSSRYNFFAHAETKAPTYTLNVSPSSRTVQRGDSAFYTVTVNGQFGFNSNVTLSLSGQPSNTTHSFNPVSVSPGGSSTLRVNTTASTPLVSRTLTVTGTGGGLTRTDTAQLVVQDNQDFTLNVSPSSRTVEQGGAATYTVAVDPVNGFDSAVALSLSGLPAGSGHTFTPVNVQPGNTSTLRVTTTGSTPLGARTLTVTGTGGGKTRTDTAQLVVDNNPPAGPPVIDDVSPDTFVHGAIRTLTLTGANLQGATVSVPQDPPDPGQPITRWFPTVTVESINAAGTQMVVQVDARDTRILDFYNLLIDNGQGEEAAFFRVLPAGPLVDTWTPTEPERGKSYVLSLVGHNLRNATVSPSHSGRVRIFGVDNGRDDRLNAILQVLPGAPLGPIDLVVRDPSGHSVTLPITIRAAGTSSLLSRNVLAQQQPTGGPAGGAQEGPEDGGPRAERQQPKLFFQEFVMRETQATVMSQENAIVLHPAMAPAGESRARASLAPEEENMIGFEFYFRVRFNLVNFHWQVGLTFDPDTGQIGDAILQGLNVGDRVNIGAFVLSFYLKVDLTVYFRFGSQGWSFPLFCLEITSGLEIPGRSGFAYSLDFCRGGGGGNFTSGNTSSLQVTGGPCAEVTQQGPPVEGLVFAEVEQDDCCEQPIGMTGNGSTFTGFPFGLPNWNVNNPNAATSTPGPNCSAPNCNVSISNPPACISKTRMRTYTASGSPGGGNYQWRIAQGGSKASIQGAANQSDVSVKGNANSSSADDVELEVTYTVNGASCTESVDLSVIEVDLTWRGSGSLDPLFNAPAVNDGNFGLPTLGPVTPNNPPGTIGWFKNMEIKGRVTPCDPNLRCDFDFKRDRQGTVGFLQIQAPGVPVFQPEPSLDCPQGGCDDDPNELDEDHVLDPAPGCGVFVLDVPGAAAGPCNSQNANLFIINCLTFDEWLNVDGERGSEIQKWSAATTLHCNGQTWSQATGGQGNRLLSGVLDCSRNAAIPGGAPLQGGGLEPSTSDETGYNVAQVLRKLRSGERMVRMQGAAEVTAWHASGKLVGSERDAILAKLRAFAARTGGTGGYFSKQLLGIQLLGTLGDEESVDLLISRVETLFPLTNFGDLEGVSPAAIALAEIGPACIGPILDRAAVASEAEWKQLTAALRRMEDPADVEDALEGRMMTASGIEMKRLEELMDE, encoded by the coding sequence TTGGGTCAGATTCAATTTCGCGATGGCTCGACGGTCATCCCGGACGGCAGTGTCTACGACTTCGGAACGACCCCGGTCGGGGTAGACCTCACCAAGCGCATCACTCTCGTCAACGTCGGTTCGACGACCATCACGATCGGTCACACCCGGGTGTCGAGCAACGCCTTCGATCCGGGGCGCTTCATCACCTCGAATCTCGATCTCGGGACGCTGAATCCGGGGGACACCGGCGGCTTCGACGCCACCTACACCTCGACCGACGCGGGAACGGTGACCAATGAGATCGGAATTCTCGTCAACGGTGTCGTGGCCTACCGCTTCAACGCCCGGGCGACCGCCACGGCGCCTCTGGGACCGGTCATCGAACTCCGGCAGGGCACGACGCCGATCCAGCGCAATGACCTGGTGAACTTCGGTACCACGACCCTGAATGTGCCCGTCACCAAGACCTTCACGGTGACCAACGTCGGTGACCAGAACCTGACCATTGGCACCATCGGCTTCGGCGGCGACGCCGGCAATCCCATCCTGTTCACGGCGCCGACGAACCATGTGCAAAATGTGGCGCCCAACGGCAGCGCCACGTTCACGCTGCGATTCACGGCGTCCCAAATCGGTACCGTGACGAACCGGGTGCGCCTGTTTTTGAACGGTTCCTCGAATTTCGAGTACGACGTCCGCGGTACCGCCAGCCCGCCACCGGCGCCCAATCTAATCGTCCAGCGCAACGGCACCACCATCGCCCACAACGGCAGCATCCACTTGGGCGCGACGGGTTTCGGGGACGAAATTCTCGAAGACTTCACGCTGCTCAACATCGGCAACGCCGCTCTGACGGTGAACAGCGTGACCTGGAGCGGCAGCGAGGTCAGCTTCGCCACCAGCGCGCCGGGGTCGGTGCCGGCGGGACAGAGCCGGACCTTCACCCTGCGTTTCGCCGGCGACAACGAGGGGCCGCGGTCGAGTCTGATCTCGGTCAATACCAATGATCCGACTCCCAATCCCTATCGCTTCACCGTGAATTGGACGGTTGACGACGCCATCGGGCCGATCATTCAACTGCGCCACAACGGCGCGACGGTGCCGCGCAACTCGACCTTCGATTTCGGCGATACGGGGGTGGGGCAACCGATTGTGCGCACCTTCACGGTGACCAACGCCGGCGATCAGCCGCTGACCGTGGCGCCGATCTCGATCTCCAGCACGGCAGGCGATCCGGCCCATTTCCATTCCCAGAACAACAACGTGGTGAACGTGCAGCCGGGCCAGTCGCGCACTTTCCAGCTTCGCTTCGACGCCGCCGGCCTGGGTCCGGTCACCAGCGAAATTCGGCTGTTCGAGGGCGGCTCATCGCGCTACAACTTCTTCGCCCATGCGGAGACCAAAGCGCCGACCTACACGCTGAACGTGTCGCCTTCGTCGCGCACCGTACAGCGTGGAGACTCGGCCTTCTACACGGTCACCGTCAACGGTCAGTTCGGGTTCAATTCGAACGTTACCCTGAGCCTGTCGGGGCAGCCGTCGAACACCACCCACTCCTTCAATCCGGTGAGCGTGTCGCCGGGCGGCAGCTCTACCCTGCGAGTGAACACCACCGCTTCCACGCCGTTGGTGTCGCGCACCCTCACCGTCACCGGCACCGGTGGTGGCCTGACCCGCACCGACACGGCGCAGCTCGTGGTGCAGGACAATCAGGATTTCACCCTCAACGTGTCGCCCTCGTCGCGCACCGTCGAGCAGGGCGGCGCGGCGACGTACACGGTCGCCGTCGATCCGGTGAACGGTTTCGACTCGGCCGTCGCGCTGTCGCTCTCTGGCCTGCCGGCAGGCAGCGGCCACACCTTCACACCGGTGAACGTGCAGCCGGGCAATACTTCGACGCTACGGGTGACCACCACCGGCTCGACGCCCCTGGGCGCACGCACCTTGACGGTGACCGGCACCGGCGGTGGCAAGACCCGCACGGACACGGCACAGCTGGTGGTGGACAACAATCCGCCGGCCGGGCCGCCGGTGATCGACGACGTCTCACCGGACACCTTCGTGCACGGGGCGATTCGTACCCTGACCCTGACCGGGGCCAACCTCCAAGGGGCGACGGTGTCGGTGCCGCAGGATCCGCCGGATCCCGGCCAGCCGATCACCCGCTGGTTCCCCACCGTGACGGTGGAGAGCATCAACGCGGCCGGCACCCAGATGGTGGTGCAGGTGGATGCTCGGGACACTCGCATCCTCGACTTCTACAACCTGCTCATCGACAACGGGCAGGGTGAGGAGGCGGCGTTCTTCCGGGTGTTGCCGGCGGGTCCGCTGGTGGACACCTGGACGCCCACCGAGCCGGAGCGCGGCAAGAGTTACGTGCTCTCCCTCGTCGGCCACAACCTGCGCAACGCCACGGTCTCTCCGAGCCACAGCGGCCGGGTGCGGATCTTCGGAGTGGACAACGGCCGGGACGATCGCCTGAACGCCATTCTGCAGGTGCTCCCCGGAGCTCCCCTCGGGCCGATCGATTTGGTGGTGCGCGATCCGTCCGGCCACAGCGTCACCCTGCCGATCACCATCCGCGCTGCCGGTACCAGCTCACTGCTGAGCCGCAATGTACTGGCCCAACAGCAGCCGACCGGCGGCCCCGCCGGGGGGGCTCAGGAGGGTCCGGAAGATGGCGGTCCGCGGGCCGAGCGTCAGCAGCCGAAGCTGTTCTTCCAGGAATTCGTGATGCGCGAGACGCAGGCGACGGTGATGAGCCAGGAGAACGCCATCGTGCTGCACCCGGCGATGGCGCCTGCCGGCGAATCCCGGGCGCGCGCCAGCCTGGCTCCGGAAGAGGAGAACATGATCGGATTCGAGTTCTACTTCCGGGTCCGTTTCAACCTGGTGAACTTCCACTGGCAGGTGGGGCTGACCTTCGACCCGGACACCGGCCAGATCGGCGATGCGATCCTCCAGGGGCTCAACGTCGGCGATCGGGTGAACATCGGCGCCTTCGTCCTGTCCTTCTACCTGAAGGTGGACTTGACGGTGTACTTCCGGTTCGGCAGTCAGGGCTGGAGCTTCCCGCTGTTCTGCCTGGAGATCACGTCCGGCCTGGAGATTCCCGGCCGGTCCGGTTTCGCCTACTCCCTCGACTTCTGCCGCGGCGGAGGTGGCGGCAACTTCACCTCCGGCAATACCAGTAGCTTGCAGGTGACCGGCGGCCCGTGCGCCGAGGTCACCCAGCAGGGACCGCCGGTGGAGGGGTTGGTCTTTGCCGAGGTCGAGCAGGATGACTGCTGCGAGCAGCCCATCGGAATGACCGGCAACGGTTCGACCTTCACCGGGTTCCCCTTCGGGTTACCCAACTGGAACGTCAACAACCCCAATGCCGCCACCTCGACACCGGGGCCCAACTGTTCGGCGCCGAACTGCAACGTCAGCATCAGCAATCCACCGGCGTGCATTTCAAAGACCCGCATGCGGACCTACACCGCCAGCGGTTCGCCGGGTGGCGGCAACTATCAGTGGCGGATCGCCCAGGGAGGTTCGAAGGCTTCCATCCAGGGGGCCGCAAACCAGTCCGACGTGTCCGTCAAGGGCAACGCCAACAGTAGCTCCGCGGACGATGTGGAACTGGAGGTGACCTACACCGTGAACGGCGCTAGCTGCACCGAATCGGTGGATCTATCGGTGATCGAGGTCGACCTCACCTGGCGAGGCTCCGGGAGCCTCGATCCGCTGTTCAACGCCCCGGCGGTGAACGACGGAAATTTCGGATTGCCGACCCTCGGGCCGGTCACGCCGAACAATCCTCCGGGCACCATCGGCTGGTTCAAGAACATGGAGATCAAGGGCCGCGTGACCCCGTGCGACCCCAACCTGAGGTGCGATTTCGACTTCAAGCGGGACCGCCAGGGAACCGTCGGCTTCTTGCAGATCCAGGCGCCGGGTGTGCCGGTGTTCCAGCCGGAACCGAGCCTCGACTGTCCACAGGGCGGTTGTGACGACGATCCCAACGAGCTGGACGAGGACCATGTGCTCGATCCGGCACCGGGATGCGGCGTCTTCGTGCTCGATGTTCCGGGAGCCGCGGCGGGTCCCTGCAACAGCCAAAACGCCAACCTCTTCATCATCAATTGCTTGACCTTCGATGAGTGGTTGAACGTCGATGGCGAACGCGGTTCGGAGATCCAGAAATGGTCGGCGGCAACGACCCTTCACTGCAACGGCCAGACCTGGTCGCAGGCCACCGGCGGCCAGGGCAACCGGCTCCTCTCCGGCGTCCTCGACTGCAGTCGCAACGCGGCGATTCCGGGCGGTGCGCCGCTCCAGGGAGGAGGGCTCGAGCCGAGTACCTCTGACGAGACCGGCTACAACGTGGCTCAGGTGCTGCGAAAGCTTCGGTCGGGCGAACGCATGGTGCGCATGCAGGGCGCCGCCGAGGTGACGGCGTGGCACGCCAGCGGCAAGCTGGTCGGTTCGGAGCGCGATGCGATTCTCGCCAAGCTGCGTGCCTTCGCGGCGCGCACCGGAGGCACCGGAGGGTACTTCTCAAAGCAGCTCCTGGGGATTCAGCTCCTCGGTACGCTGGGTGATGAGGAGTCCGTCGATCTCTTGATTTCGCGCGTCGAGACTCTGTTCCCGCTCACCAACTTCGGAGATCTCGAAGGGGTGTCGCCAGCGGCCATTGCGCTGGCCGAGATCGGTCCGGCCTGCATCGGCCCCATCCTGGATCGCGCGGCGGTGGCGTCCGAGGCCGAGTGGAAGCAGCTCACCGCGGCCCTCCGTCGAATGGAGGATCCGGCCGATGTCGAGGATGCCCTGGAAGGTCGCATGATGACCGCCTCGGGCATCGAGATGAAGCGGCTGGAGGAATTGATGGACGAGTAG
- a CDS encoding cupin domain-containing protein yields the protein MTISSNSEGLPGLDELLAPITREEFFDRYWEKDFFHLERDDPEFYREIFSLDDVDRWIAAAPAEGRERLIVRTSDSQVVRRSAPGKFNPAVICADVAEGNTLILQAVQESWPPLQTVAAKLDQALSAETKVNSYLSPPGSKGFDRHIDYHDFFIFQVYGSKHWYLFETPYLPMAGLEYGPFKAFKEGTARGTEPLAEVYLKQGDMLYVPRGMPHYAAAIEETSLHLTVSFHPLYWTDFVKAAVESVAVEHLPMQRSLPPGFLNRPEIRSEMEAIFAECLAKVSEASFDSALRGASRSLNRDLRTEVGGQFTQVARLGDLSDDDSLNHTTGGDYIVEENGAKATIRQGASRVQGPAVLVPVFEFVRANSSFRVGDLPGLSDTGRLALARRLVRSGLLQIHTG from the coding sequence ATGACCATATCTTCAAATTCCGAGGGCCTGCCCGGCCTCGACGAGTTGCTCGCCCCGATCACCCGCGAAGAGTTCTTCGACCGCTATTGGGAGAAGGATTTCTTCCATCTCGAACGCGACGATCCGGAGTTCTACCGCGAGATCTTCTCCCTCGACGATGTCGACCGCTGGATCGCCGCGGCGCCGGCCGAAGGGCGCGAGCGGTTGATCGTGCGTACTTCAGACTCCCAGGTGGTGCGCAGGTCGGCGCCGGGAAAGTTCAATCCGGCGGTGATCTGTGCCGACGTCGCCGAAGGCAACACCCTGATTCTTCAAGCGGTGCAAGAGTCGTGGCCGCCGCTGCAAACGGTGGCGGCCAAGCTCGATCAGGCGCTGAGCGCCGAGACCAAGGTCAACAGCTACCTTTCGCCCCCCGGCTCGAAGGGCTTCGACCGCCACATCGATTACCACGACTTCTTCATCTTTCAGGTCTACGGCAGCAAGCACTGGTACCTGTTCGAAACGCCGTACCTGCCGATGGCGGGCCTCGAATACGGACCGTTCAAGGCCTTCAAGGAAGGCACCGCCCGGGGCACCGAGCCGCTGGCGGAGGTCTACCTGAAGCAGGGCGACATGCTCTACGTGCCCCGCGGCATGCCGCACTACGCGGCCGCCATCGAGGAGACCTCCCTCCATCTGACGGTCAGTTTTCACCCGCTCTACTGGACGGACTTCGTCAAGGCGGCGGTAGAAAGCGTCGCCGTCGAGCACCTTCCCATGCAGCGCTCTCTACCCCCCGGCTTTCTCAACCGTCCGGAGATTCGAAGCGAGATGGAAGCGATCTTCGCCGAGTGTCTCGCCAAGGTCTCCGAGGCATCCTTCGACTCGGCCCTGCGCGGAGCATCCCGCAGCCTGAACCGCGATCTGCGCACCGAGGTCGGCGGCCAGTTCACCCAGGTCGCTCGCCTCGGTGACCTGTCCGACGACGACTCTCTGAACCACACCACCGGCGGCGACTACATCGTCGAAGAAAACGGCGCCAAGGCGACGATCCGCCAGGGAGCGAGCCGGGTACAGGGTCCGGCGGTCCTGGTGCCGGTGTTCGAGTTTGTGCGCGCCAACTCGTCCTTCCGGGTCGGCGACCTGCCCGGCCTCTCAGACACCGGCCGCCTCGCCCTAGCGCGCCGTCTGGTGCGCAGCGGCCTGCTTCAAATCCACACCGGCTGA